A genomic region of Prionailurus bengalensis isolate Pbe53 chromosome D1, Fcat_Pben_1.1_paternal_pri, whole genome shotgun sequence contains the following coding sequences:
- the CDC42EP2 gene encoding cdc42 effector protein 2 codes for MSTKVPIYLKRGSRKGKKEKLRDLLSSDMISPPLGDFRHTIHIGSGGGSDMFGDISFLQGKFHLLPGTAVEGPEEDGTLDLPFQFTRTATLCGRELPDGPSPLLKNAISLPVIGGPQALTLPATQAPPKPPRLHLETPQPSPQPSPQEAGSVDIWRIPEAGSAHNGLTPESGAEEPFLSHASSLLSLHVDLGPSILDDVLQIMDQDLGHVQIPT; via the coding sequence ATGTCCACCAAGGTGCCCATCTATCTAAAGCGCGGGAGCCGCAAGGGCAAGAAGGAGAAGCTGCGGGACCTGCTGTCCTCGGACATGATCAGCCCGCCGCTGGGGGACTTCCGACACACCATTCATATCGGCAGCGGCGGTGGCAGCGACATGTTCGGTGACATCTCCTTCCTGCAGGGCAAGTTCCACCTCCTGCCAGGGACGGCGGTCGAGGGACCCGAGGAGGACGGCACCTTGGACCTCCCGTTCCAGTTCACCCGCACCGCCACGCTGTGTGGGCGGGAGCTCCCCGACGGGCCGTCCCCTCTGCTCAAGAACGCCATCTCCCTCCCTGTCATCGGGGGGCCCCAGGCCCTCACCCTGCCCGCAACTCAGGCCCCACCCAAACCCCCTCGCCTGCACCTGGAGACCCCACAGCCTTCCCCACAGCCTTCCCCACAGGAGGCAGGGAGTGTGGACATCTGGAGAATTCCAGAGGCTGGCTCTGCCCACAATGGGCTGACGCCCGAGTCGGGGGCCGAGGAGCCCTTCCTGTCCCATGCCAGCTCCTTGCTCTCCCTGCATGTGGACCTGGGGCCTTCCATCTTGGATGACGTCCTCCAGATCATGGACCAGGACCTGGGCCACGTGCAGATCCCCACATAG